The genomic stretch GCCAGGCTGCCGCTGTTCTGGCAGTTCGTCGGCTTCGGCGACCCGGGCAGCCGGCAGTTCGAGTTCCTGCGAAAACTGGACGAGCTGGCCGTACCCGGCAAGCGGATCGTGGACAACGCGGGCTTCTTCCACGCGGGCCAGGACCCACGGCGCCTCTCCGACGCCGAGTTGTACGACCGGCTCGTCGGCGAGTTCCCGCACTGGCTGACAGCCGCGCGCGCCGCAGGCGTCGTCCGTCCGGCCCCTTGAGCGCGTCGTCGAGCACCGGCTCCCGGCGCTCCTCGGGCGTGCCCCACGCCGTCCGCAGGGCGCGGGCCTTGGTCAGCCTCAGGGACAGGTCGTACTCCGCGGTGCAGCCGATCGCGCCGTGCAACCGCAGCGCCGAGGAGGAGGGCGAGGCCGTCGCCGTCAGCAGCCGGCATCCCTGGCCACGGACAGACCACAATGGGTGCGTGCCGACCAAGAAGAAGCCCCAGGTGACCGCGGCAGCGGCCCGGCGCGGCGAACTCCTCAGCACCGCTGCCGAGGTCTTCGCCGAGCACGGCTACAACGCCACCACCGTCCGCCGGATCGCCGACCACGCCGGGATGCTCGCGGGCAGCCTCTACTACCACTTCGACTCCAAGGAGTCGATGCTCGAGGAGATCCTGCGGACCTTCCTCGACGAGCTGTGGGACGGCTACGACTCCGTCCTCGCCTCGGGACTCGGGCCCCGCGAGACGCTGGAGGCGCTCGTCACCGAGTCCTTCCGGGAGATCGACCGGCACCGCGCGGCCGTCGCGATCTACCAGAAGGAGAGCAGACACCTCGTCGCCCAGGACCGGTTCGCTTTCCTCGCCGACTCCCAGCGCCGGTTCGAGAAGGCATGGCTCAGCACGCTGGAGCGCGGCGTCGCCGAGCATGCCTTCCGCGCCGACCTCGACGTCCGCCTCACCTACCGGTTCGTGCGCGACACCGTGTGGGTCGCCGCCTCCTGGTACCGGCCCGGCGGCCGGCACAGCCCCGAGGAGATCGCACGCCAGTATCTGTCGATGGTGCTGGACGGGATCGCCGTACGCGAGTGACACCGTTCGTACAACACCCCTTTCCTGTAAGGGGGTTGCAACGTACCTTCGCCCAGGCCATGGCGGCCCCGGCCACCGGATTCGACGCCATGGCGCCCGAGAACGCCTCCCGGCTCGCGGTCTGGCTCGGCTCGGCCGCGAGCGCGGGGGTCACCGGCCGGATCACGTCAGGTGTCGCACTCCAGTACCGTCCGGCACAGCCCGCACCGCGCGCGTACCCGGCCCTTCACCGGTACCCGGATCCGCTGGTGGCAGGTGGGGCAGGGGAAGCTCACGCGGAGGTGGCCGGCGGGGTCGGGGGTGAAGGCGTAGGACACCCCGGGCTGGACCGAGGGCGCGTGCCGGCGGTCGTGGGCGTAGCGGCGCCGGCCCGCCCAGCCGGCCCCGGTCAGCGGCGGCTGCTGCTCGTCCCGGCGGGCCTGGGCCATGCCCTTGACGTACGCGTCGTAGGCCTGCGGGCTGGTGAACCACACCGAGGGGTCCTCGTGGAACAGCAGCGCCCGCTTGGCCAGGACGTATCCGAACTCCTCCGGGGTGAGATAGCCGAGCTTCTGCGAGGAGACCCGGTCCTCCCGGAAGGCGTCCAGCAGCAGCCAGCCCGCGCCGAGATACGTCGTCACCGTGTCTGTCAGGATCTCGTTCTCCGCCGTGGTGGGGAAGGAGAGGTCCAGGCGGTGGAGGTACACGTGCGCCACCTCGTGGGCGAGCGCCGCGCCGATGTCCCCGCGGTGGGTGCGGAAACGGTCGTTCAGTTCCACGAAGTACTCCGGGCCCGCCGCCAGTTCGACGTTCGCCGCGTGGGTCATCTCCCGGAAGCCGACGATCAGCCGCGCGTCCGGCAGCCTGAAGTGCCGCACGATCTCGTGGGCCACCCGCTGCGCGCCCAGATGCAGATCGTCGGTGTCGCAGAAGGCCACGTCGGCCGGGGCCAGGCTGGTCGAGAACGTCTGGACGGTGTCGCGGGACAGGCGCTTGTACAGCGCGGTGATGGCGGCCCGCACCGTCTCCAGGTGCGGGTAGCCGTGCTGGACCGGTCCGCCGTTCGCCACGTACGCACCCCCAATGACGTCGGAACTCCTCTCCACTGTATGCGGGACGGGCGGCTGGTCACACGGGCAGGAGACGGGGCGCCGGGCAGTCCGGGTCGGTCTCCTGCAGCTCCAGCACCCACACCTCGTTCTCGCCCTCCCGTAGCACCGGACCGGGCACGTACAGGGACCGCTGGGGGCCCACCGACCAGTATCGGCCCAGGTCGAAGCCGTTGATCCAGACGAAACCGCGCGTGAGGCCGGGCAGCTCCAGCCGGGCGTCCCCGGCCCCGCAGACCAGGACGGTGCCCCGGTACAGGCCCGCCGCGCCCTCCTCGGGCAGCGCACCGAACGGCACCTTCGCCACACCGCCCGGGAAGGCGTCCAGATCCAGCCCACGCGCGCGTACCCCGTGCAGAAACTGCCGCTCGTGCAGGATGCCACCGGTGATCCCCTTCGCCTCGCCGAAGCGCGGCCCGTAGTTCACCCGCCCGAGAGACTCCACCCACACCTCCACGCGCGCGTGGCCCGCGACGGGCTCCTTCAGGCGCGGCTCCTCCTCGGTGAGCACCCCGGCCCGCTCGCCGTCCACGTACACCACCGCGAGGTCCCGCAGCCCGCGCAGGATCAGCGGATACGGCCGGCGCGGCCCGGGTACGTGCACCTCGTAGCGCACCAGTCCCCGGGTGACGTTCAGCTCCTCGAAGGCGGGCGGCACCGGTGCCACCGTCTCCTCGCCGCCCAGGGTCTCCAGGACATCGCCCAGGGACGCCCAGCCGTCGAGCGTCACCTCCGCCGACCGGCCCAACGGCGCGGGCTGCGGCGGAAGTTCGGGCAGCGGCTCGGTGCGGTAGTCGGCCAGCACCTCGCGGAAGCGCCAGAACTTCTCCGTCGGGCGGCCGTACTCGTCCACCGGGGCGTCGTAGTCGTACGAGGTCACATCCGGCTCCAGCGGGCCCTCGTGCAGTGCGCCGCCGCTCCGGTTGGCGCCCGCCCAGCCGCCGAAGCTCGTGCCGCCGTGCGCCATGTAGAGGTTCACCGACGCCCCGCACTCCAGGATTTCCCGCAGCGCCCCGGCGGCCTCCTCCGGATCCCGTACGACGTGCTCGCCGGACCAGTGGTCGAACCAGCCGCACCAGAACTCCATGCACATCAGCGGGCCCGCAGGGCGGTGCCGGCGCAGCGTCGCGAAGGCCTCGCGCGCGTGGGAGCCGAAATTCACCGTGGCGAGCACCCCGGGCAGCGAACCGCCGGTCAGCATGTGGTCCTCGGGGCCGTCCGAGGTGAACAGCGGAACAGTGACTCCCTTGGCGCGCAGCAGACACGCCAGCCGCTCCAGATAGCCGGTGTCACTGCCGTAGCTGCCGTACTCGTTCTCGACCTGCACCAGGATCACCGGGCCGCCGCGGTCGATCTGCCGGGGCGCGATCTCGTGCATCAGATGGTGGAACCAGTGCTCCACGCGGGACAGATAACGCTCGTCACGCGTGCGCACGCGCGTGCCCGCCTCGCCCGTCACCCAGGGCGGCAGCCCGCCGTTCTCCCACTCGGCGCAGATGTACGGGCCCGGCCGCACGATCGCCCACAGACCCGACTCCCGGACCGCGTCCAGGAACCTGCCGAGGGCCTGTACGTCCCGGTAGCCGCCCGGGACCGGCCAGTGCAGGTTCCACGGGACGTACGTCTCCACGCAGTTCAGGCCCATGGCCCGCAGCATCGCCAGCCGGTGCCGCCAGAGCTCCTCGTGCACCCGGAAGTAGTGCAGCGCCCCGGACAGCAGCCGTACCGGCCGCCCGTCCAGCAGGAAGTCGGATTCCCCCACCGTGAACTCGCCCATGCGCCCGAGCCTCACCCCTTCCGCCGGTCGGCGCCATGGACGAAGATCGGCGTTGCTTGGACAAAAACGCCGGGCGTAAAGGCCGGACAGAAGTGCCGGGCACCGACGCTTGGACAAAAGTCCGCCGTCGCCGACGCCGGGAGGAGCGCCGATGTACCAGACCTGGATGCGGTTCTTCAGCCCCGGCCCCGCACACCACCGCCTCGGTCTGGTCTGCCTCGGCGTCGGCCTCCAGCACGGCGCGCTGCCCACGGTCGGCCCGCGGACCCTGGACCACCACGTGGCCGTCGTGATCAGCGCGGGCGGCGGCTGGTACCGGGGTGCCGACGGCCGCCGTACGACCGTCACCGCGCCCGCGCTGCTCTGGCTCACCCCCGGCGTGCCCCACCACTACGCGCCCGATCCGGACACCGGCTGGGACGAGGGCTTCGTCGACTTCGCCGGGCCCGCCACCGAGACGTACACCGAACTGGGCTACATCGAGCCCGAGCGGCCCGTCGTGCCGCTCTCGGACCCCTCGGGGCCCCGCGCGGTGGTCGCCCGCATCGCCCGCGCCGCCCGCCGCGGCAACCCGCTGCTGGAGGTGGAGACCGGCGCCGCCGTGCACGAACTCCTCGTCGCCCTGCGCCGCGCCCGAGCCGACCTCGCCCCGGACGGCGACCAGGTGCTCCAGGCGCTCGCGCGGGACGCCTGCACCCCGATGAGTGTCGCGGACCACGCGCGCGTGCACGGCATGACCCCCACCGAGCTGCGCAGCGCCGTCCGCCGGGCCGCCGGCTGCAGCCCCAAGGACTATCTGCTCGGCATCCGGCTCACCCGCGCCAAGGAGCTCCTCGCCGCCACCGAGCTGCCCGTCGCCGCCGTCGCCCGTCGCGTCGGCTACGACGACCCCGCGTACTTCTCCCGGCTGTTCACCCGCCGGGTGGGCCTCGCCCCGGTCCGCTTCCGCGCGCAGCAGGGCCGCAGCGTGCCCGGCGGCTGGAGCGACCGCGTCCCGGACCCGGACGATCCGCCGATGATCCACTCTCCGGACAGCGCCGAGGCCCGGCCCGGCGAACCCATAGGGTGACAAGCATGACCACCAGCAACACCGGAACCGGTGACGTGGACCCCGGGGTCCGCCAGGAACTGGAGCGGCTGCGCGACAGCATCGACAACATCGACGCGGCCGTCGTCCACCTGCTCGCCGAGCGGTTCAAGGCCACGCAGCAGGTCGGCCGGCTCAAGGCGGTGCACCAGCTGCCGCCCGCCGACCCGGCCCGCGAGGCCCGCCAGATCGAGCGGCTGCGCCGCCTCGCGGAGAACGCCAAGCTCGACCCGGCCTTCGCCGAGAAGTTCCTGAACTTCATCATCGCCGAGGTGATCCGGCACCACGAGCGCATCGCCGAGGACGCCGCCAACGGCCAGCAGCCGGACGCCTGATACCCGGCCGGCCGGGGCGGTGACCTGGACACAACGGGGGGCGTGGGCCGGACACAACCGGGAGCGCGCGCCGGGCCCAACCGGGGGGTGGTGCGCCGGACCCGACCGCGGGCGGTCATCCGGACATAAGGCGTGAATCCATCCACCCCCTGTGCGCTGTCAGTGCCATCAGGCAGCATGGCCTGCATGTCCGTACTCACGCGCGATGAAGCGCAGCTCCGAGCACAGCTCCTCGACGTCCACCGCTACACGGTCGAACTGGACCTCACGGCCGGGGACGAGACCTTCGACTCCCGCACCGTGATCCGGTTCACCGCGCGGTCCGCCGGGGACACGTTCGTCGAGCTGAAGCCCGCCGAGCTGCGCACGGTCATACTCGACGGACAGCCCATCGACCCGGAGGCGCTGGACGACGGCCGCCTCCCGCTGAAGAACCTCACCGCGGGCGAGCACGAGCTGCACGTCGACGCGGCCATGCGCTACTCCCGCACCGGAGAGGGCATGCACCGCTTCACCGACCCCAGCGACGACGAGACGTACGTCTACACGCAGATGTTCATGGACGACGTCCAGCGCGTCTTCGCCGCGTTCGACCAGCCCGACCTGAAAGCCGTCTTCGAGCTCTCCGTCAAGGCCCCCGAAGGCTGGACCGTACTCGCCAACGGCATCACCGAACAGCGCCCCGACGGCGTCTGGCAGGCCGCGCCCACCCCACCGATCTCCACCTACCTCGTCGCCGTCGCCGGCGGCCCCTGGCACTCGGTGCGCACCGAGCACCGAGGACTGCCCTTCGGCATCCACTGCCGCCGCTCCCTCGCGCCCCACCTCGACACCGATGCCGAGGAGATCTTCGAGGTCACGCGCGCGTGCTTCGACCGCTACCACGAGAAGTTCGAGGAGCCCTACCCCTTCGACTCCTACGACCAGGCGTTCGTCCCCGAGTTCAACGCGGGCGCCATGGAGAACCCGGGCCTGGTCACCTTCCGCGACGAGTTCGTCTACCGCTCCGCTGTCACCGACACCGAGCGGCAGACCCGCGCCATGGTCATCGCGCACGAGATGGCCCACATGTGGTTCGGTGACCTCGTCACCCTCAAGTGGTGGGACGACATCTGGCTGAACGAGTCCTTCGCCGAGTACATGGGCTACCAGACCACCGCCGAGGCCACTCGATTCACCGGCCCCTGGACCGAGTTCGGCGTCACCCGCAAGGCCTGGGGCTACGACGCCGACCAGCGCCCCACCACCCACCCGGTCGCCCCCGAGAAGGTCGACGACACGGCCTCCGCGCTGCTGAACTTCGACGGCATCTCCTACTCCAAGGGCGCCTCCGCGCTGCGCCAGCTGGCCGCCTGGCTCGGCGAGAAGGACTTCCTCGCGGGCATCAACACCCACTTCGCCCGGCACAAGTTCGGCAACGCCACGCTCGCCGACTTCATCGACTCCCTCGCCTCCGCCACCGACCGCGATGTGCCCGCCTGGGCCGACAGCTGGCTGCGCACCACCGGTGTCGACAAGCTCACGCCCCTCGTCGCCTCCGCCGACGGCGCCTGCACCCTGACCGTCGACCGCGCGGGCGGCCGTCCGCACCGCCTCACCGCCGGTCTGTACGACCGCGACGTCGCCGACGAGGGCCGGCTGGTGCTGCGCACACGCCTCGACCTGGACGTCCCGCAGAGCACCCCGCAGCCCATCGGCAAGCGTCCCGCGCTGCTCCTGCTCAACGACGGCGACCTCACCTACGCCAAGGTCCGCTTCGACGCCGAGTCCTTCGCGACGGTCCGGACCGGCCTGTCCGGTCTGCCCGACCCGCTCACCCGCGCGGTCGTCTGGAACGCCCTCAGGGACGCCGTGCGCGACGGCGAACTGGAGCCCGCCGCCTACCTGGAGACGGCCCGCGTCCACCTCCCGCGCGAGACCGACCTGGCTGTCGTACAGGGCGTGCTCGCGTTCGCCTCCGGCCAGCTCGCCGACCAGTACCTGCCGGCCGAGGACCGTCCGGCCGCCCTGGCCACCCTCACCGCCCTCTGCCGCGATCTGCTGCGGCGCACCGAGGACGGCGACCACCCGGGCCTGCGGCTGATCGCCGTACGCCATCTGATCGGCGCGGCCGCCCACCCCGACACCATCGCCGCCTGNNNNNNNNNNNNNNNNNNNNNNNNNNNNNNNNNNNNNNNNNNNNNNNNNNNNNNNNNNNNNNNNNNNNNNNNNNNNNNNNNNNNNNNNN from Streptomyces roseochromogenus subsp. oscitans DS 12.976 encodes the following:
- a CDS encoding TetR/AcrR family transcriptional regulator, which encodes MPTKKKPQVTAAAARRGELLSTAAEVFAEHGYNATTVRRIADHAGMLAGSLYYHFDSKESMLEEILRTFLDELWDGYDSVLASGLGPRETLEALVTESFREIDRHRAAVAIYQKESRHLVAQDRFAFLADSQRRFEKAWLSTLERGVAEHAFRADLDVRLTYRFVRDTVWVAASWYRPGGRHSPEEIARQYLSMVLDGIAVRE
- a CDS encoding glycoside hydrolase family 35 protein, coding for MGEFTVGESDFLLDGRPVRLLSGALHYFRVHEELWRHRLAMLRAMGLNCVETYVPWNLHWPVPGGYRDVQALGRFLDAVRESGLWAIVRPGPYICAEWENGGLPPWVTGEAGTRVRTRDERYLSRVEHWFHHLMHEIAPRQIDRGGPVILVQVENEYGSYGSDTGYLERLACLLRAKGVTVPLFTSDGPEDHMLTGGSLPGVLATVNFGSHAREAFATLRRHRPAGPLMCMEFWCGWFDHWSGEHVVRDPEEAAGALREILECGASVNLYMAHGGTSFGGWAGANRSGGALHEGPLEPDVTSYDYDAPVDEYGRPTEKFWRFREVLADYRTEPLPELPPQPAPLGRSAEVTLDGWASLGDVLETLGGEETVAPVPPAFEELNVTRGLVRYEVHVPGPRRPYPLILRGLRDLAVVYVDGERAGVLTEEEPRLKEPVAGHARVEVWVESLGRVNYGPRFGEAKGITGGILHERQFLHGVRARGLDLDAFPGGVAKVPFGALPEEGAAGLYRGTVLVCGAGDARLELPGLTRGFVWINGFDLGRYWSVGPQRSLYVPGPVLREGENEVWVLELQETDPDCPAPRLLPV
- a CDS encoding helix-turn-helix domain-containing protein, producing the protein MYQTWMRFFSPGPAHHRLGLVCLGVGLQHGALPTVGPRTLDHHVAVVISAGGGWYRGADGRRTTVTAPALLWLTPGVPHHYAPDPDTGWDEGFVDFAGPATETYTELGYIEPERPVVPLSDPSGPRAVVARIARAARRGNPLLEVETGAAVHELLVALRRARADLAPDGDQVLQALARDACTPMSVADHARVHGMTPTELRSAVRRAAGCSPKDYLLGIRLTRAKELLAATELPVAAVARRVGYDDPAYFSRLFTRRVGLAPVRFRAQQGRSVPGGWSDRVPDPDDPPMIHSPDSAEARPGEPIG
- a CDS encoding chorismate mutase, with the translated sequence MTTSNTGTGDVDPGVRQELERLRDSIDNIDAAVVHLLAERFKATQQVGRLKAVHQLPPADPAREARQIERLRRLAENAKLDPAFAEKFLNFIIAEVIRHHERIAEDAANGQQPDA
- the pepN gene encoding aminopeptidase N gives rise to the protein MSVLTRDEAQLRAQLLDVHRYTVELDLTAGDETFDSRTVIRFTARSAGDTFVELKPAELRTVILDGQPIDPEALDDGRLPLKNLTAGEHELHVDAAMRYSRTGEGMHRFTDPSDDETYVYTQMFMDDVQRVFAAFDQPDLKAVFELSVKAPEGWTVLANGITEQRPDGVWQAAPTPPISTYLVAVAGGPWHSVRTEHRGLPFGIHCRRSLAPHLDTDAEEIFEVTRACFDRYHEKFEEPYPFDSYDQAFVPEFNAGAMENPGLVTFRDEFVYRSAVTDTERQTRAMVIAHEMAHMWFGDLVTLKWWDDIWLNESFAEYMGYQTTAEATRFTGPWTEFGVTRKAWGYDADQRPTTHPVAPEKVDDTASALLNFDGISYSKGASALRQLAAWLGEKDFLAGINTHFARHKFGNATLADFIDSLASATDRDVPAWADSWLRTTGVDKLTPLVASADGACTLTVDRAGGRPHRLTAGLYDRDVADEGRLVLRTRLDLDVPQSTPQPIGKRPALLLLNDGDLTYAKVRFDAESFATVRTGLSGLPDPLTRAVVWNALRDAVRDGELEPAAYLETARVHLPRETDLAVVQGVLAFASGQLADQYLPAEDRPAALATLTALCRDLLRRTEDGDHPGLRLIAVRHLIGAAAHPDTIAA